In the Gorilla gorilla gorilla isolate KB3781 chromosome 1, NHGRI_mGorGor1-v2.1_pri, whole genome shotgun sequence genome, cagtattttgcttctctgatgatgtttatcaacttcctcatctgttaacttctctccaaggtatgtcatgtcacgacatactgccgctgcacaaaCATGGCCAgcgtcttcctattaaacatgtagaatgctttcctaatttctctttttactctctgtctttgtgttttgcattttccttacttttattgtcagaaactccagaaagtcagtcgtactaatttatcacgatttgctttattaatttatactttgtttatgtggaattttgcccaacaggcctcattacaatttctaacctgttttattttgtttctttttctgagacagggtctccctctgttgtccaaggctggagggtagtagtgctatcacagctgactgcagcctcaaccttccaggctgaagcgatcctcccatctcaacctcccacgtggctgagactacaggtgcttgccactatgcccaactaatatttggaattttcgtatacgtggattccagaggggtgacagcgaaacgtgagtaagcatgggttttggtatatgcagagatggggggctggaactaattctgtatactgagggacggcgactgtgtatgtttttacaattacgctgtaggatacatactgttgcatagccttgaaaataataatttttaattgagtggaataataataataatattgctaaaagtagcagttggccaggtgtggtggctcacactggtaatcgcaacactttgggaggctgaggcttgaggccaagagtttgcgataggccttggaaacaaagggggagtcaccatccctacagaaaaatacatgaattagcctagtgtggtggcatgttcctgtagtcccagctacttgggaggctgaggtgggaggatcacttgagcccagggaggctgagactgcagtgagtcatgatcaggcctctgcactccagcctgggtgacagagtgagaccctgtctcaaaacaacaaaaaagtagcagctaacatcaactgaccttttataccaggtgcctattgatatcatagtttaatttcttagaactgtgtcttatttcacttaccaactctgtcttcagttactcccagatttttactgtgtttgtgcagatgaccttttgtttagattgaattgtctccccagaagtaagattactgtgagacatggtgaatggacattctcattacccttgatgtaaattgacagggttttgggtgcctcccagcctataatcttagcactttgggaggctaagagaggaggattgcttgaggccaagagttggaggaggcagtatggcagtatggtgagaccctgtctccattattttaaaaaattgacaagctttacccgggaaggcttatacacagtttaaacacccctcatagtataagaaagtgcccatttcactgcacctttgccggcacagggtattataatttagtaagtcattttttgtttgattattttaaatagataaaagacctcatattactttacttgtcacatttcaacatctttccttagcttattagctctatctcttttctgtctgtaaatggttgttgttgttttgttctttgagacagggtcttgctctgtcaccaggctggactgtagtggcataatcatgcctcgctgcagccttgacctcccaggctcaaacttcagcattccgagtagctgggactacaagtgtgcaccaccactcccagctaacttttttcttttttttgggtagagacagggtctcactgtgttgtccagaccggtctctagctcctggccttaagcaatcctcctgcattagcttctcaaattgctggaatttcaggcatgagccaccatgcctggcctgggctagtcctgtattctctagagttctctttactttgtgctaaccaatctctcattatgctgttcacctgttacaatgaataattctccgtattaaattttaccactttaaacttttgagtggtttatgcttcctgattggactctgactaatatgttaggaagggtcccaggagataaacccacacagatgggatttgggcataggtttggtttcccagggggcagtgctgagctctttgccagtgggaaatgggatgctggtgatttccaggaagtgacctcacaatgactgaagctaccacttactgttgattgtgacgaaatgccagctgaggcacatgccttgggagctaagtggttgctgcccttgaccactacaaagactggtgtgggaagggtcgctttggatgcacttgagcaggggtccccaacccctgagccatggagccgtaaggagccacacagcaggaggtgagtggtgtcgagtgagggagtgagggaagcttcgtctgtatttacagccactcccctttgctcacattcccgcctgagctccaccttctcagatcagcagcagcattagattctcataggagaacgcaccctgttgtgaaccgtgcatgtgagggatctaggttgcgctgtccttatgagaatctaatacctattgatctgtcactttctcccatcacgctcaggtgggaccatccagttgcaggaaaacaagcttaacacgcccactgattctacattatggtgagttctataattattttattatatattacagtgtaataatggaaatgaagtgcctaataaatgtaaatgtgcttaaatcttttggcccagctcctacctcccggcagcctctccaggcccagaactttctccagtcagcctctacagaccaagctcatgactcacaatggcctatttaggcccataccctacctcacggcagtctccgcagatgagcctactgcctcacaacagcctccacaggcacagctccatcgttacaatggcctctttagacccagctcctgcctcccagccttctctccaggccccgaactttctccgtaagttcaggtagctgagactgtaggtatacatgacgatacttggctaatttttaaattgttttgtagacatggggtctcactttgttggccaggctggtgtcaaactaatggcctcaagtgacccttccacccctgcctcccatcctagaggtatgtgccaccacaaggagcacttgttcaattttctaaagaaaaaatttctaaagtaaggctgtgggatgatggcaggaagataaaagaaaaacagaagaataagttaaaatgacttattcacacatattcttttgacagcaagaagaacttttagtatatacattccttacaaacaaacaaacggcagataaacaatgttgtataggaacttcaacacacactgtacaatatgcccactttgctgacataagttatggaaatttcgtggtttacttgagtgtcgctaccagtattttgcttctctgatgatttttatcaacttcctcatctgttaacttctctccaaggtatgtcatgtcacgacatactgccgctgcacaaaCATGGCCAgcgtcttcctattaaacatgtagaatgctttcctaatttctctttttactctctgtctttgtgttttgcattttccttacttttattgtcagaaactccagaaagtcagtcgtactaatttatcacgatttgctttattaatttatactttgcttatgtggaattttgcccaacagacctcattacaatttctaacctgttttattttgttttttttttctgagacagggtctccctctgttgtccaaggctggagggtagtagtgctatcacagctgactgcagcctcaaccttccaggctgaagcgatcctcccatctcaacctcccacgtggctgagactacaggtgcttgccactatgcccaactaatatttggaattttcgtatacgtggattccagaggggtgacagcgaaacgtgagtaagcatgggttttggtatatgcagagatggggggctggaactaattctgtatactgagggacggcgactgtgtatgtttttacaattacgctgtaggatacatactgttgcatagccttgaaaataataatttttaattgagtggaataataataataatattgctaaaagtagcagttggccaggtgtggtggctcacactggtaatcgcaacactttgggaggctgaggcttgaggccaagagtttgcgataggccttggaaacaaagggggagtcaccatccctacagaaaaatacatgaattagcctagtgtggtggcatgttcctgtagtcccagctacttgggaggctgaggtgggaggatcacttgagcccagggaggctgagactgcagtgagtcatgatcaggcctctgcactccagcctgggtgacagagtgagaccctgtctcaaaacaacaaaaaagtagcagctaacatcaactgaccttttataccaggtgcctattgatatcatagtttaatttcttagaactgtgtcttatttcacttaccaactctgtcttcagttactcccagatttttactgtgtttgtgcagatgaccttttgtttagattgaattgtctccccagaagtaagattactgtgagacatggtgaatggacattctcattacccttgatgtaaattgacagggttttgggtgcctcccagcctataatcttagcactttgggaggctaagagaggaggattgcttgaggccaagagttggaggaggcagtatggcagtatggtgagaccctgtctccattattttaaaaaattgacaagctttacccgggaaggcttatacacagtttaaacacccctcatagtataagaaagtgcccatttcactgcacctttgccggcacagggtattataatttagtaagtcattttttgtttgattattttaaatagataaaagacctcatattactttacttgtcacatttcaacatctttccttagcttattagctctatctcttttctgtctgtaaatggttgttgttgttttgttctttgagacagggtcttgctctgtcaccaggctggactgtagtggcataatcatgcctcgctgcagccttgacctcccaggctcaaacttcagcattccgagtagctgggactacaagtgtgcaccaccactcccagctaacttttttcttttttttgggtagagacagggtctcactgtgttgtccagaccggtctctagctcctggccttaagcaatcctcctgcattagcttctcaaattgctggaatttcaggcatgagccaccatgcctggcctgggctagtcctgtattctctagagttctctttactttgtgctaaccaatctctcattatgctgttcacctgttacaatgaataattctccgtattaaattttaccactttaaacttttgagtggtttatgcttcctgattggactctgactaatatgttaggaagggtcccaggagataaacccacacagatgggatttgggcataggtttggtttcccagggggcagtgctgagctctttgccagtgggaaatgggatgctggtgatttccaggaagtgacctcacaatgactgaagctaccacttactgttgattgtgacgaaatgccagctgaggcacatgccttgggagctaagtggttgctgcccttgaccactacgaagactggtgtgggaagggtcgctttggatgcacttgagcaggggtccccaacccctgagccatggagccgtaaggagccacacagcaggaggtgagtggtgtcgagtgagggagtgagggaagcttcgtctgtatttacagccactcccctttgctcacattcccgcctgagctccaccttctcagatcagcagcagcattagattctcataggagaacgcaccctgttgtgaaccgtgcatgtgagggatctaggttgcgctgtccttatgagaatctaatacctattgatctgtcactttctcccatcacgctcaggtgggaccatccagttgcaggaaaacaagcttaacacgcccactgattctacattatggtgagttctataattattttattatatattacagtgtaataatggaaatgaagtgcctaataaatgtaaatgtgcttaaatcttttggcccagctcctacctcccggcagcctctccaggcccagaacttctccagtcagcctctacagaccaagctcatgactcacaatggcctatttaggcccataccctacctcacggcagtctccgcagatgagcctactgcctcacagcagcctccacaggcacagctccatcgttacaatggcctctttagacccagctcctgcctcccagccttctctccaggccccgaactttctcaaGTCGACCTCACCAGGGCCAGCTCATGCTTCtttgcagcctctccaggcctaGCTCCTGCATCTTGGTggcccctccaggcccagcctctgcctcccgtcgGCCTCTACAGTCGCAACATCTGCCTCacagcagattcttcaggcccagcatctgcctcactgtggaccccccaagccaagctcccaacctttcaacagcttctacacacccagctcctgCCACCCAGTGGCCTGTTTAGGCCAAGCTCATGCTTAACAAGGGCCTTTGGAGGCCCAACTTTTGTCTCATGGCAACCTTCCCTGGCCAGATTCCTGTCTGTCTCCCAGCAGCCTAGACAGGCCCAGgtcttgcctcacactggcctctCTACATCCATCTCatgcctcacggtggcctctccaggcccaacTCCTGTCCCAGGACATCATCTCCGGGCCCAAAACTTACTCAAGTCAGACTCTCTAGTCCCAACTGCTGCCTCCTGGTGGCCTATGAAGGCCCAAAATCTCCTCGAGTtgacctctccaggcccagctcctgcctcgcAATTGCCTTTgtaggccaagatcatgccgcgaAGTGGCCATTCCTAGCCTAACTTTTGCTTTTTGACGCATACTCCAGTCCCAAAACTTCCTCCAATTAGCCGGTCCAGGCCAAGCTCTTCCTCCCAAAGGCTTCTGCAGGCCAAAATCGTCCTGAACTcaccctctgcaggcccagctcctgcctccaagTGCTGTGTAGGCCAAGCTAATGCCTCACAGCACACTTTCCAGGCTGAGCGTTTCCTTTTGTGCATCCTCTCCAAGCCCTGAACTTACTCCAGTccgcctctccaggcccagctcttcctctcggcagcctctgcaggcccagactgtcgtcaagtcggcctgtccagggccagctcctgcctcccggcGGCCTCTGAAGGCCCAAGTCGgcctccccaggcccagctccgtcctctcggcggccttTCCGGGTGCAAAagttcctcgagtcagcctctccaggccgagctcctcctgcctcccagtggcctctttcggcccagcccagctcatgcCTCCCGGCGGCCTCCcgaggccccgcttttgactttcgGTGGCCTCTGCAGGCCTCGAcaaggcccggcctcctgcctcccgAAGACCTGcacaggcccagcctctgcctcacagcggactctccatgcccagctagctctcgcctcactgcggcctcccgagtccaaagctcctgcctctcggccgcttcggcaggcccagctcccgcctgccagtggcctcttcaggcccatggggcttattcctcacaacagcttttccaggcccagtttttcccttccggtgGTCTCTCCGGGCCGAGAACCTCCTCAAttcggcctctccagaccacttgcaccctccgggcgtcctctccgggccaagctcctcttcctggctgtgtctccaggcccgactcctgcctctcaacaacctctttggactcagtgcctatccatctcctggcggccttggtcggcccacagcttcctcaagccaagctccccaggcccaggtcaggcctcacggtggcctctccaggatgagctcctgccctccgatggcatctgcaggccccaaatggtctctggtcggtgggctcctccacgccaagcttgggcctcccggcgacctctgcaggcccaagttgtcctgaagtcggcatctcccggccctgcctcccagcaagtaagcaagctcttttggctcaactcctgcccagctcccaaccgcctttgtaggccccgaactttctccagccaagttcttcgggcctaattcctgccgcccggtggcctgtacaggcccagcaatggttggagaacagcctctgcaggtcCCGCCCTTGCCTCcaaggggcctctccaggcccagctcttgcccccacggcggcctcccggggccaagtccctgcctgcctcccagcagcccgtgtgcagcccagctcctccctcacggtggcctgttgatgcccatgcctctggtaccccgcccagaggcatgagcccctgccacacactggctcctcccacactgagagaggtcagtgtgagcccttgcctcacaccggcccctcccacgctgacagaggtcagcgtcagccccttgcctcacaccggcccctcccacgctgagagaggtcagagtgagcccttgcctcacaccggcccctcccaggctgagagaagtcagcctgagccccttgcctcacaccggcccctccctcgctgacagaggtcagcctgagccccttgcctcacaccggcccctcccatgctgacagaggtccatgggagccccttgcctcacaccggcccctcccacgctgagagaggtcagagtgagcccttgcctcacaccggcccctcccatgctgacagaggtcagcctgagccccttgcctcacactggcccctcccatgctgacagaggtccatgggagccccttgcctcacaccggcccctcccaggctgacagaggtcagtgGGAGCCCCTAgcctcccaccagcccctcccacgctgacggaggtcagcgggagcccctagcctcacaccggcccctcccaggctgacaggggtccatgggagccccttgcctcacaccggcccctcccacgctgacagaggtcagcctgagccccttgcctcacaccggcccctcccacgctgagagaggtcagcgtgagcccttgcctcacaccggcccctcccacgctgacagaggtcagcgtcagccccttgcctcacaccggcccctcccacgctgagagaggtcagagtgagcccttgcctcacaccggcccctcccaggctgagagaggtcagcctgagccccttgcctcacactggcccctcccatgctgacagaggtccatgggagccccttgcctcacaccggcccctcccaggctgacagaggtcagcgggaGCCCCTAGCCTcccaccggcccctcccacgctgacggaggtcagcgggagcccctagcctcacaccggccccttcCAGGCTGACAGGGGTCCatgggagccccttgcctcacaccggcccctcccacgctgacagaggtcagcctgagcccctagcctcacaccggcccctcccacgctgagagaggtcagcgtgagcccttgcctcacaccggcccctcccacgctgagagaggtcagcgtgagcccttgcctcacaccggcccctcccacgctgagagaggtcagcgtgagcccctagcctcacaccggcccctcccacgctgagagaggtcagcgtgagccccttgcctcacaccggcccctcccacgctgagagaggtcagcgtgagccccttgcctcacaccggcccctcccacgctgagagaggtcagcgtgagccccttgcctcacaccggcccctcccacgctgagagaggtcagcgtgagcccttgcctcacaccggcccctcccacgctgagagaggtcagcgtgagcccttgcctcacaccggcccctcccacgctgagagaggtcagcgtgagcccttgcctcacaccggcccctcccacgctgagagaggtcagcgtgagcccttgcctcacaccggcccctcccacgctgagagaggtcagcgtgagcccttgcctcacaccggcccctcccacgctgagagaggtcagcgtgagcccttgcctcacaccggcccctcccacgctgagagaggtcagtgtgagcccttgcctcacaccggcccctcccacgctgagagaggtcagcgtgagcccctgcctcaacaggccaccgtgagggaggagcagggtcgcacgcgggctgctgggaggcaggcagggacttgggcctgggaggtcgcgGTGgtgcgagagctgggcctggagacacccctgggaggcaacagcggggtctacagactctgttctccagccggagctgggactgttcagacactgggaggcgggatgtgggtctgaagagcttggttgcagaaacttcggggtctacaaacgcaggtgggagctgagccaaaagagcttgtttgctgggaggccgGAGGTGGgccgggagatgcagccaggaggaacagctgggcctgcagaggccaccatgcgggaggcagaggccgggcctcctcaagtcggcctctccagacccacttgcagcctcctggcgtcctctccgggcccagctcttcctcctggctgtgtctccaggcctgactctggcctcccaacaacgtctttggactcagctcctgcccagctcccagcggcCCTGGTAGGCCCACAACTTCccgaagccaagctccccaggcccaggtcaggcctcacggtggcctctccaggatgagctcctgccctccaatggcatCTGCAGGCCCCAAATGGCCTCCGGTTGGTGGGCTCCTCtaggcccagcttgggcctcccggcggcctctgcaggcccaagtcgtcctcaagtcggcctggaattgggcctggaagagcagcaagtcggcctccccgggcccagctccgtcctctcggcggcctctccaggtgcaaagcttcctcgagtcagcctctccaggcccagctcctcctgcctcccagtggcctctttcagcccagcccagctcatggctctcggtggccttcccaggccccgcttttcccttccggcagcctcttcgcctctaatttgtttatcttttgtgtataaatcccaaaatatggaattttggaatatttccaccattatataaatattttgctaGGTAATTTATTTGGAGTATGTTTCTGCACCAtgcccgaattttttattttattttccttattatttggtgttaaacaggtttaatgacggtcatggcaactttttggcacaatgaaaaatatcgcccatgatcaacgtgttctgttctggggaagggggcaaaggcagggtgaatcactttcttaaaaagtatagctcaagttgggagtgcagagggaatggggagaaaaccctcccgctgcctgtgtcgaagtgcaggagcccccacccccatactcacctgagtccagcccctctggggaaagaaggggtgcatgaactccccctagtccacaggcgcctccctgtggcccaaggccctcttcacactccatcttgtagccccagcagaagctattttccgaaaagtgaaaagctctgaaggtcccacaattcatggtacGTACAGGGGCTCGGA is a window encoding:
- the LOC101124648 gene encoding putative uncharacterized protein FLJ44672 yields the protein MTHNGLFRPIPYLTAVSADEPTASQQPPQAQLHRYNGLFRPSSCLPAFSPGPELSQVDLTRASSCFFAASPGLAPASWWPLQAQPLPPVGLYSRNICLTADSSGPASASLWTPQAKLPTFQQLLHTQLLPPSGLFRPSSCLTRAFGGPTFVSWQPSLARFLSVSQQPRQAQVLPHTGLSTSISCLTVASPGPTPVPGHHLRAQNLLKSDSLVPTAASWWPMKAQNLLELTSPGPAPASQLPL